A DNA window from Plasmodium brasilianum strain Bolivian I chromosome 12, whole genome shotgun sequence contains the following coding sequences:
- a CDS encoding translation initiation factor IF-1 — MCDNIRIFLFLCCAFFLFYLTNEISVKKKLFINNVNNKAGAWITNGISFTANRKTWSSKWRNSVNKLNIKCNSSKNNFVKEKGNDTIEMNGVVEECLANTNFIVRIPNGEKFLCFISGKLRINKVKINLGDTVKIQIHKLNFEKRRGKIVFRYLQHESLKNKK, encoded by the coding sequence atgtgtgataatattcgtatatttcttttcttatgttgtgctttctttttattttacctgacaaatgaaataagtgtaaaaaaaaagctttttattaacaatgttaataataaagcaGGTGCGTGGATAACTAATGGTATATCATTTACTGCTAATAGAAAAACATGGAGTAGCAAGTGGAGGAACAGTGTTAATAAAttgaatataaaatgtaatagctcaaaaaataattttgtaaaagaaaaaggaaatgatACAATTGAAATGAATGGAGTAGTCGAAGAATGTTTAGCTAATACCAATTTTATAGTACGAATTCCTAATGGTGAAAAATTCTTATGTTTCATTTCAGgaaaattaagaataaacaaagtaaaaataaatttaggAGATACTGTTAAAATTCAAATTCacaaattaaattttgaaaaacgAAGGGGAAAAATAGTATTCAGGTATTTACAACATGAGTCTCTAAAAAAcaagaagtaa